The genomic segment GGCCCTGTGGGTtttcctctggtgaatgtagTCCAGGGCCTTTCCCCTTCCGTCcccgcactctcccggcgatcacggtcctccCTTCTGCGGGTTTGGTGCCCGcccgctcctcccttccctctactccGGTACTTCTCCGGGGGTGCCTCGGCAGCAGCTCCCCCGGGGTGTCCCGGCGGCAGCTCCCCCGGGGGTGTCCTGGGCGGCACTCCTCCGGAGTCCTCGGCGGGCagctcccccggggcccccccccccaagggccgTTCCTCCGcaggtcctcggcaggcagcctCCGGATATCCTGGgcgcagctcctccggcatatcctcgcaggcagctcccccgggaTATCCTCGGCAGGCGCTCCTCCGAAAGTCCTCGGCAGGCACTCCCCCGGAAAGTCTTCGGCAGGCGCCCCCCGGGAAAGTCCCGCAGCCGCTCCTCCGAAAGTCCTcgcgggcagctcctccggcatatcccGGCGGCAGCCCCCGggtatcctcggcaggcagctcctccgcaagcccctcggcgggcagctcctccggAAGTCCTCGCAGGCAGCTCCTCGGCATTCCTCGGCGGGGGCCTCCCCCGGTTTCCTCGGCAGGCAGCCCCTCCGGCATATCCCCGGCGCCCCCCCGGAAAATTCCTGGGCAGGCGCTCCCCCGGGAAGTCTTCGGCGGCAGCTCCCGGCAGTCCTCGGGCCAGCTCCTCCGGAAAGCCCCGGCAGGCAGCCCCTCCGGAAATTCCTGGGCAGCATCCTCGGATATCTGGGCGGGCGCTCCTCCCATATCCTCGGGGCGCTCCCCCGGGTTGTCCTCGGCAGGCACCCCTCCGGCAAGtcccggcaggcagctcccccggcAAGTCCtccaggcagctcctccggcagtcctcGGCAGGCACTCCCCCGGCAAGTCCTGGAGGCGCTCCTCCGGAAAAGTCCCCGGGCACACTCCCCGGCATACCTCGGCGGGCAGCTCCCCCGGGAAATTCCTGggcgggcagctcctccggcattcctgggcaggcagctcccccgggcAACCCTCGGCAGGCACTCCCCCGGGCAtgccctcggcaggcagctccccccAGCCCCCCGGCAGGAGCTCCTCCGGCTATCCTCGGCGGCGCTCCTCCGGCGTCCGTTGCCCCCAACCCCTTGGCGGGCACCCCCACGCAAACCCGGTCGTTGGGTGCAGTCTATCACCACCATTTGCTTCTCCTGGCTCCTCGGCGGGCATTTTCTCCTGTGCGCCCCGGGGGGGcagtttctcctgcgcgtccGGGGCAGGCATTCCCCCGGGGCGGCGACACTCCCGTGCGCCCTGGGAGGCGACGACCTCCGGTGCCCCTGGGCGGGCCCCCtctccggtgcgtcctgggcagcgacgactcaccctttcccccgggggaaagcgACGACTCTCCGGTGCGTCCTGGGGCGACCCCCCATCCGTCTTTGGGAACGACGACTTCCGGTGCGCCCGGGGAGGCGACGACTTATCCGGCGCGTTCGGGGGCAGCGACGACTCTCCGGGCGCCGGgcggcgacgactcatccggcggtcctgggcaggcgacggctatccggcgcgtcctgggcaggcgacgacccCCTCCGGCGCGCCCCGGGGGCAGGCACGACTCATCCGCGGTCCTGGGGCAGGGCGCTCACCCGGGCGCGCCCGGGGGCAGGCGACGCTCATCCGGCCGTCCTGGGCAGGCCCAAAGACTCATCCGGTGGGCCCGGGGGCAGGCGACGATCCCCGGGTGGCGTTCCCTGGGCAGGTATTCCCTCCTGGAAGGCGACGACTCACCGGTGGTCCTGGGCGGCAGACTCTCCGGTGCCCCTGGCGGGCGACGCCAACCCGTGCGCCCTGGGAGGCACGTCCCCGGGTGCGTCCTGGCAGGAGGGATCATCCGGTCGCCCGGGCGGCGACGACTCATGGGGtggtcctgggcaggcgacgactctgGGCGCGTCCGGGGCGGCGCGACCCCCGGCGCCGTCCGGGGGCAGGCGACGACTCCCCGGCGCGCCCgggggcaggcgacgactcatccggggggtcctgggcaggcgacgactcaaaTCGGTTGCCCGGGGCGGGCACGACTCCCCGGGTGCGTCGGGGCAGGTAGCCCTTCCGCGCCCGATGCTCACCACTCCTTGGGCGGCTcccaccccaaaaggggtttggggtgcACATCTCGCACCCACCTTTTACAAGGGCATAAAGGGCGGCTAACTCCTCCACTTACGTCAGCGCTTGCGTGGGTTCACTGTGGGCTGAGGTTTCCCCCCGACCGCGCCCTTCTTCCGACGGCTTTTCCCCGGAGTCTCTTACGTTCTGTCCGTTTTCCCGACGGTTTCCCGCTGGGACGGgcccttggggaaaggggaacgcGTCCAGGTGCGATCCGGGGTCGTcgtcctctggccagcgttctactcccgggactttAGTTTCCCGGACGACTGCTCCTCGCGTCGGGAGGGCCCAACAAGGCCAAAAAACGGGACCCccgttcctccatagcgcttcTCTGCCTTCCGCGCCTTCCTTTCGCGGTTCCCCCCGACCTGTTTTCCGAAAGCTGCCTtgtatctcccctttccctatcggGCCGCTGCCCCGGGCTGATCCTCTCCCCCCTGATGTAGTGAAAAAAGGGCCCTGCCTTTAAGGCCCCAACACTCACCTTCCCTTTACGAGTCCCCCATGGGCCGTTTTCCAGACCCCTCTGATCCTGGGAAGGTCGCCCAATTTcaaggttttaattttaaaaagatataaaaaatcaaaaggtcaaagggcacgaaaaaaaaccaaGGAACCTCGAAAAGGGTTTTCGGTAAAAGGGACTATACTacctatacatacaaaaatatgtacaaaacggacgtgggggtgaggggaccagcggagcaggcgaggtcacatgcgGAAGGGGGCACCGGTAGAAGTCCGGGAACACTGAATTTTTACTGGTGCTCCTTTTTTTGGCCGCGCGATGTTACAAGGGAACCTCGTCCCCCCCCCGGGCAAAGGGCCCAAACAGGGGACCGGGCCGCCCCCTTTTACCAAGTAAACTGCGGAAGGGCGGTGATTTGGGGGGGCGACCAATCCAGGAGTACTGCCGCCCCCCGGTCCAGAGAACCTCGTCAGAAGGACAGCAGTCCCAAAATGAAATTGCACGGTACCTATTCGAAGGGCCAACCCGCGTGTCTTCAAAaccctttatacttccagttttttttcccatggaACGAAACCGGACGATCCAGTGCCTTGGGggttcgtcttgatgcctttttttaacaagtcccttcgccggatcatgggtacatttggcaggaccacgtgtccaaccggcggttacaccgtgagactggcatgggacctgttacttgcataatctgggatcgccaactcaggctatatggccacctagctcgcctccctatggacgaccctgccctcagttgtctctctgcgagacacccGGGGTGGAGGAGCCCTTtgggggacgtcctaggagatcatggcttgggcagctcgacggggGCCCCTTTCGCGGGgaaaactagagatgggccgtgtgcctgcctggagactcgcctcgaggatcctcgtggctggaagcgaagggtggatgcggccatacgcccccgtcgcgttagccccttgatgatgatgatgatataaaatatgtatatatattcttatattttattatgtatatatatgtatagatatataatttattttatagttctatatatatatacactcataaacataatatatatatatatatatataattttatatatatatatatatataaaatatattatatatatatatatgttcatcaggatcttgctgaggaggtcgaaggccattttttgaaaatgccctttgggcccctgcctaccaagccctggaaaactgaactctaagccctcctcacagatgactgcagttcgatcagcggatggacggatcatctcagatcatgttggggttcgtgaacgtttggctgagtattttgaacagttgtaccaggtagaccctccaacagttagcttggatgcaagcgatgtctcaatgcctgtgccggacccacccatcagcgaggaacctcctacccaactgAGGTTGGATGGCGATTCCAAGCTgagagtggaaaagctgcaggcatatgtgatatccctgctgaactgctaaaggctgggagtgagcctatggctcgggcctgatacagtcctgactgcaatctggcagtctgggaccattcccccgaaacccgctgaggggcgtggtcatccctctctggaagggggaaaagggggtcgttgggactgtagcaactaccgtggcttacactgctcagcataccaggcaagggttctcgcccacattcttctgaaacggatccgcaaccacctactaaggcatcagagaccggagggAGTCTGGATTTCTCctgcaagtccatgatagaccgtatactagcgcttcgagtaattgttggGAATGCCGTCGTAAGTTTGGTcgttgggttgcttgcagcctacatcgacctcaagaaggcgtttgactcagtgcatcgggaatcactatgggagatcttgAGGCTCTGGGATTCCGAAACAGAATTTTTGGCTGATagcaacctctatactggtactgaaagtgtttttaaagtgtggtggggcatgtatgtgaggcaaggctgcgtccttgcaccaacacttttcaacaacctgtatggactggataagggcagagttactacccaaagtcagtgtggagcaacactaggcaaaattaaggttcagaccttgactttgccgacgatgttttccatcctatctgagtccctggagtcaaaTTGTGGCGGGGTCTGATGCATTTAGTAAAGAGGCGaaaccctaggcctagaggtctcctggaccaagaccaagatccaggactttgggggcctgttagggaacccgttcagtcgatccatgcttgcggcgggaagttgaagttacagaaagttttacataccttggtagcgtagtccatatctctgggttgtcagaccaagaagtcagtagacggattggtctggcaacaggagccatgaactcgatcaacaagagcgtttggagatgtcggtacctatgcagaaggaccaacctgcgtgtcttcaaggccttgatactgccagttttgctctatggaagcgaaacctggacgctatctagtgtcttggagtctcgccttgatgcctttttgtaacaagtcccttcgccagatcatggggtacagttggcagggccgcgtgtccaaccggcggttacaccgtgagactggcatgggacctgttacttgcataatccgggatcgccaactcaggctatatgggcacctagctcgtctgcCTGCGGACGACCCTGCCTACCAGGTTGTCTCTATG from the Penaeus monodon isolate SGIC_2016 chromosome 35, NSTDA_Pmon_1, whole genome shotgun sequence genome contains:
- the LOC119595277 gene encoding collagen alpha-1(I) chain-like, translated to MEGFGKARGNFRNRFWAPIEASIRVERLFLPSKSILGVIVAALEHLARPEAPGLEVSWTKTRFGFLGASQESVKGWSGTGADSITKLFGVSGLSPSVPALSRRSRSSLLRVWCPPAPPFPLLRYFSGGASAAAPPGCPGGSSPGGVLGGTPPESSAGSSPGAPPPKGRSSAGPRQAASGYPGRSSSGISSQAAPPGYPRQALLRKSSAGTPPESLRQAPPGKVPQPLLRKSSRAAPPAYPGGSPRAAPPAYPRRPPGKFLGRRSPGKSSAAAPGSPRASSSGKPRQAAPPEIPGQHPRISGRALLPYPRGAPPGCPRQAPLRQVPAGSSPGKSSRQLLRQSSAGTPPASPGGAPPEKSPGTLPGIPRRAAPPGNSWAGSSSGIPGQAAPPGNPRQALPRACPRQAAPPSPPAGAPPAILGGAPPASVAPNPLAGTPTQTRSLGAVYHHHLLLLAPRRAFSPVRPGGAVSPARPGQAFPRGGDTPVRPGRRRPPVPLGGPPLRRRSPGGVPWAGIPSWKATTHRWSWAADSPVPLAGDANPCALGGTSPGASWQEGSSGRPGGDDSWGGPGQATTLGASGAARPPAPSGGRRRLPGAPGGSPNATTKSKMENRQDSCLSCNEPPQSENVKMLKACLINAINQAASQTIPKIWPWSGSYKDAWYFMTRLRRSPESDHDWKGHEHSTQLSKALKHN